A window of Nitrosopumilaceae archaeon genomic DNA:
TGCATCGCATATCTCATACGCGTATAATGTTCCAGTTGTTTCATCTTTTTTTACAAATACTGTCAAGTTGATGTCTGGATCAGCTAACATCTCAAGCAACTCGTGGCTTGTTGTTATGGTCCAGTTGTATCCATGTTTCATGTCACTTGCAGCAAATACCTTTCCTAGAGGCAGTCCATCCTGTGTAAGATCATGATATCCTAGTGCACCTGCCTGATCAGAATCGTCAAGTATTGCTATCCACCACATGCCAGGTGATGGACTTTTTCCATTTGGAACAAAGGAAAGATCAGCGTCTATTCCCCATACTGGTGCAAAGTCTCGATGTACCTGAGTTTGCAAAGCTGGCACTGCGGCTTTGACTTGATCGTCAGTCAGTACTGTGCTTGAATTTATTATACATATCTTGATGTTTGCCATCTGTAATAATATTCTAAATTAAACTTAAAGCATTTACGATGGATTGTTCTTTTTTGATATAAATTATTCCAGCAAAACTTGTATGTAATATTGTAACAATACAGAAATAATTTTTCTAATTGATTTTTTTAATTCCTTTTATAATTATTACTTATGCTAAATTTTTGGATTCAGATTGCAAGAATTTGAATCTTAAAGGATAACTCCAATAATACTTTGAAATGGTATAGATGCAATACCATTCAAATCAAGTAATGTTTTACAAGAATAGCCTCAAATTCTAGGAAATGTATGAACCACTCCTACAGTCGTTATTGTTAACTTGAAAAAGGGGTTTGTACAAATTTGTGACACACACACCTTATTTAAGAAAAAAATGTCTTTTGATGTCGATACAATGTATACAATAATCATCATTTTATCAAGAGATCGCCTCGTGAGATGAAATGGAGGTAGGTTTATTGAGGAAATCTGAAGAGCTTTACTCTCGTTCTGAAAAAAAATACAGAGAACTCTATGAAAATTCACCAGCTCTGTATCGCACAATTGATACGCAGGGAATCATAATTGATTGTAATAAATCGTATGCAGAACGTTTGGGATATACAAAAGAAGAAGTTATCGGAAAATCAATATTCATGCATGCGTCTGATGATGACATTGACGCCATGAAAGAATCATTTGAAACATGGAAAAATACAGGAAATGTTAAGGACAAAGAAGTTTGGTTCAAGACTAAAGATGGAACAGTTTTTCCTACGCTTATTAGTGCAAATAATCTTTATGATGAAAATGGCATCTTGATTGGAAGTAACACCATCATCAAAGACATGTCAGAAATTTTTGAAGCAAGAAAAAAAATAGAAAGTGAAGCCATAATGAGATTGCAATTTGAGGAGATTAAAAAGGTGGAGAAATTAAAGGATGAGTTTGCTTCAATGATTACTCATGAACTAAAATCCCCGCTTACCCCAATAATGGGTCGCTGTGACATGCTAAGAGAACCAGGTTTACTTGGGGATCTTAACTCGCTTCAACTAGATTCAGTCAATAATATTAAAAAAAATGCTCATAGGTTGGAACGATTAATTCGAGATATATTGGAAGCCCAAAAGCTAGAAATGGGTCGCATGAAGTTTGATAAAGAAAAAATCGATGTGGCTGAATTTATGACAGAGATTCATAGAGAATATTTGTCACTAATGAAAGAAAAACAAATTGACTTTGTAGATTCTACAGAAGAAAAATTGATTCTAACAAGTGATAAGGACAGAATTAGGCAAGTAGTAGATAACTTGGTTTTAAACGCTGCAGACTTTACCAACAAAAAAGAAGCAAAGATCGAGATTGGTGCAAGAAATGAAGATGACAAGATTATTTTTTATGTAAAAGATAATGGTACAGGTATTCCAAAAGAGATGCAGCCAGACATGTTTAAAAAATTCTTCCAGGCAGATACCTCACTTACAAGAAAGCATCCGGGTACAGGCCTTGGGCTGGTAGTCTGTAAAGGAATAGTAGAAGGTTTAGGGGGCAAAATATGGTTTGAAAGTCAATCAGGAATAGGTACGAGTTTTTATTTCACACTTCCAAAAAAGCTTGATTAAAGTTTAGATAATCATCAAAAAAGAGTTTTAATAGTTTCACTAGATGCAAATTGTAATTTCTCTGAAAAATAACCGATGTTAGTTTGTTTTTTTACATACAAATCCTTTATTGATTAGGCTTGAAATTCGAAATGTGGAAATTAAAAAAGGATTTGTGAAGGAGTTTATGACATGAAAGTTTTGTTGATTGATGACAATGTAGAAATCACTGAAATGTTGTCACAATATTTGAAACTAAAAAAATGTGATTGTACTGTTATAAATAATGGAAGGGACGGACTAGATCAAATTTTGAGTAAAAAGCACGATGTTGTAATATTAGATATAGCCATGCCAGAATTCAGCGGAGTTGATCTAATAAATTCTCTTGAAAAAAAGGGCAAACTAAAAGAACATAAAATAATTTTGTTGACTGCATCCTCTATTACTGATGAAGAATTGGCAAATATTTTAGACAAGGGAGTAGTTACGGCCTTGAAGAAGCCAGTTGATCTAAACCGTCTTTTTGAAGTCGTTAGAATTTGTTCTCGACTAAAAGCCCCATACAGTGCCAATTGAGAATATTTGAGCTAGATTTACCATTGAGATAAAGACGGAATAAATAATTATTTTTTGATATATTTTAAAATGAGTGTACTAAACCAAGTGAACAAAACACCTAGATGGGTTTTGAATTGAAAATAAAAAAGTGGGTTACTGCGCTCTAAAGATTCTGTACGCAGCGTCCAAGGGAGATTGAGTTACCTATTGTTGCACCGTTTGCATCTTGGAATTGCAAGGAGATAAACGGATTACCTCCAACACCACCAAGTGAGGGCTGTTTTGGAAACGTGATTGATATCCCTGAAGGTATTACCGTTGCTTTCACAAACTGATCATTTGTATGGGTTCCTTTGTCATTGTTGGTAAAGATTATCTTGGCATTCAATCCGCTCATGACAAGGTTTCCAGTAAGGTCAATGTCAGAATTTGTATTGGAACACTCAAGTGCAGAGACATCTGCCATCAATGTTGCAGGAACTGAAACGGTTTGTGATATGTCAGAGAGTCCCTGAACACACCTTCCTAGGAAGACTGGAGAGCTCAATGGATTTCCATTGTTGTCTTCAAATTGTATCCAGATATATGGATTGCCACCAACGCCCCCAAGTACTGGTTGCTTGGGTATCTGTATTGTATCTCCTTGATTTATCACAGTTGTGGTAACAGTTGATGTGTACATGTGGGTCCCTTTGTCATTGTTCTGGAATGTAAACTGGGCTCCTATTTGGGTTAGAGCTACTACTCCATTGAGAGTAATGTATGGTCCAGGACTATTTGTACAGTCAGATGCAGAGACTGAGCCTTGTACGTTAACAGGTATCATGCCACTGGTACTGACTTGTTGGTCTGCAAATGCAGGTGCAAGTGTGTAGCTTAGCACAAACACAGCAAGTATATATGCAGTTAGGTGCTTTTTGTTGATAGATGTTACATCTAATGTCATTGTACTGACTTGTCTTTAATTGATTAAGTAACTATGCTGTCACTGATTTAGAACAAAACTAAATATGATTTTTCAATACGACTAGTCTTTGCAGTACTAGCGGTGTAGATCTTTATGAATTGAAAATAAAAAATTGGAAGGGTTGTACGACCAACCCAAGAGATGGCATGTGTTGTCTTTTAGTGTGCTCTGACAGGTTCTACTGCTTTAGGAGGTTGAGGTATTTCTCCGGGAGCACACTTGTGGTCTCCACATACAAAGCCAGGATCCCACGTTGCTGTTACATGTGTATGGGAGTATTGACCTTCTTGATCATCGGCAAAGGCAATACCTGAAAAATTTAGGCCTGGTACTAGTGCAAACATTGCTATTGCAAATAATGCCATGTAGTTTGTCTTAGCCATACGTTCTCCCACAGATCCCACATTGCCAGTGGTGCGATACAACTGCCCATTTGTGTTCGTGTTGTTTTTGTGACATCATATTACTTTCTTATAGTTACTATACAAAGTATAGTATATAAAATGAAAAGTAACTAAACTGAAAGTAACTGAGATCTTGTTAATCTAATACCTGTGGTCTCTCATATTTTTATAATTGATAACCGTATTGATCATAATGAATTTGGGAGATATTTTATAATGCGTGCAGCTGTTGTTCCCAAAATTAATGGAAAATGGGAGGTAAAGGAAGTTCCTACTCCAAAACCAAGTGCAAATCAGGTTTTGATAAAAATCCATGCTAGTGGTCTGTGTTATACTGATGTACACATAACAAAAGGCGAGCTACCCTTGCCAATTGAGTTTCCAAGAACCATAGGGCACGAGCCTGTTGGTGAAATTGTTGAGCTTGGAGTTGGTGTAACTACGCGCAGAATTGGCGATAGGGTGGGTGTTCCATGGATACAAGCATCATGTGGAAGATGCGAGTGGTGTGAGCGCGGCAAGCAGTTATTTTGTCAACAACAAATAGGAACTGGAATTGGAACTCAGGGTAGTCATGCCGAATACATGTTGGCTTATGCTGATTCTACAATGCTTCTTCCAAAAGAGATAACATACGAACAGGCAGCTCCAGTCTTTTGTGCTGGTTATACCGTATACAGCGGTTTAAGGTTTGCAGATCCAAAACCACATGAGAAAATTGCCATAGTTGGCATAGGGGGATTGGGTCATCTTGGAATCCAGTATTCAAAGGCTTGTGGATTTGAAACAATAGCTGTGACTCATTCTAAAGACAAAGAAGAGCTATCCTACAAGCTAGGAGCAGACAAGGTTGTTGCAAACGGTGAAGAATTAATGAAGGCAGGAGGTGCTGATGTCATACTTGCTACAGGAAACTCTACAAAATCCATGACTGATTCTCTAAAGGGAATACGACCTGATGGGAGAATGATGGTAATGGGAGTTTCAAACGAAGAACCTATTCATGTCTCAACTGAGATTTTGTTTAATCGTGCAAGAATAATAGGTTCCACACAAAACAGCAGAGAATATCTTTTTGAGGCACTAGATTACGTTGCTAAAGGCAAAGTAAAAGTAATTACTGAAACCTATAGCTTGGATGATATTTCACAAGCATATGACAGAGTAGCTGATGGCAAGGTTAGATTTCGAGCTGTAATAAAAAATTAGAATAAACTTTCTTTTTACAATAAATGGATCTGAAATGTGACCAAGTATTTTGATAGTTAATCAACTTATCTTAGATTGGTTTTACATAATTTGTGCAAAGAATAAAAAAAATTAGAATAATAACATTGATTCAAAGTATGACCCGTAAAATGGAGAAGACTTAGGTGGTTCCTGTTTCAGATGAGATTCTAATTAATGCTGTAGAAAAAATCAGCAAAAGTGTAGTAAACATTGCCAGTGTTAGGATGATTCAGGATCAGATCTTTCGAGTATTTCCTGTGGAAGGAGTAGGCTCTGGTGTAATTATTGACAAGCGAGGATACATACTTACAAACAATCACGTAATTGAAGAATCTGAAAGGTTGAGAATTACTTTAAGCGATGGAAGAATATTTAATGGAAAAGTTGTTGGAGCTGATGAGGCAACTGATCTAGCTGTTGTCAAAATTGAACCAAAAGAAGACATACCTGTAGCCGTTCTAGGTGATTCTGACAAACTAAAGATGGGACAGATAGTAATTGCAGTAGGAAATCCATTTGGTTTGACTGGAGGTCCCACAGTGACTTTGGGTATAATAAGTTCGTTGAATAGAAGCATTCAAACACAAACTGGTGTACTAGATCTAATTCAAACTGATGCAGCTATAAATCTAGGAAATTCAGGAGGTCCTCTAGCAAACACTGCTGGTGCAGTCATTGCCATTAACACTGCCAAGATGCCATATGCTCAAGGTATAGGATTTGCAGTGCCTATTAGCACAGCTAAATCCATACTAAAAGAGCTAATTGAGAAGGGGCGAGTAAGCAGGCCATGGATTGGAATTCATTCAATCAAGATGACGCCGCAATTGAGGCAATACTATGGATTACCAATGGGTGATGGTGCACTAGTGGTTCAGGTTGAACCCTACAGTCCTGCTGATAATTCTGGACTACGAAGAGGAGACATTATAGAAAATATTGACAAAAACAGAATCGTAGAGCCATCACAAATTGCCACATATATTAGAAAAAAACATGTAGGTGATACCATATCCCTTACCGTAAACAGAAATACAAGACGACTAGAAATTGCAATAACACTAGAAGAAAACGATACTGATCTTTATGTAAAATCTTCTGGGCTACCATGATTGCAGTTATCAAAATTTAGTTTGTAGTGAATCAGGCCATATCCTCGTAGTCCTATACAAGATTACGCATTTGTGTTCGTAATCATTATAGAAACTACGCAATAGAGAATAATTGTCTGAATTGATCTTATAGAATAGTTTTAGCATATTCAGATATGCAATACGTCTATAATTTAGACATTGTATATACTGAAAAGTATCAGTGGTAGAAATCACTGGCTAATACTGATTTTTGCGCCACTATTGTTAGTATCACTTGGCATTATCCTACAAAATGTTTCTGCAGAACAAGTGGTATCTACAATACCTTTAGGAAGCTACCCATCCCATGTTGGAATAAATCCTAGCACAAATATGATTTACGTAGGTCAAAACGGTGGAAATCTTCTCTATATAATTAACGGTACAACTAACACTCTTTCAGACACTTTAACAATTGGACCTTCTACTGGATACAGCACTGTGCTGCAGATCGCAGTAAATCCAAATACAAACAAGATTTATGCTCTTACACAAACTGGTAGTGGCGGCATCTTAGTAGTAATTGATGGGTCTACTAATAGTATTGTAACTAAAATTCCAGTGAGCGTATATAATGTGCAAGGTGTTGCAGTAAATCCAAATACAAACAAAATTTACGTTGGTGATATCGTACTTCATGTTGTTTACGTAATTGATGGTGCAACCAACAATATTGTAACTAGTGTGCCAGTAACCAATGATCCTGTTGACATAGCACTCAATCCAGTCACCAACAAGATTTATGCGGCCATTGATCACAGTACTGTCGTAGATGTAATTGATGGTTCAACTAATACTGTGATAAATCACATAGGTGTGGAATCTCATTCTGAAAACGTAGCAGTCAATCCAATTACAAACAGGATTTATGTGGCAGCAGCCGGTACTGCCTTTGAAAATCCAAACCTGTACGTAGTTGATGGTTCAACAGATAATGTGATAGACGTCATACCAAAACTATTTTCTCAGGAAATGGGAATAAATCCAGATACCAATAGAGTTTATGTGCCTTACAATAATACCATTTCAATAATCAACGGTTCAACTAATAATCTGATAGGTACTATTTCAGACGGAAGTGACCCCTCTTATGCAGCGGTAAATTCTGCAACAAATATGATTTACGTAAGTAATGTGTATGGCAACTCTGTCACCGTAATAGACGGAAGGATTGTTGCTTCTTCTGCTCCACAGAATCTACAGGCAACTGCAACTTCATCCTCACAAATCAATCTATCATGGACTGCCCCATCAAACAATGGAGGCTCTGCAATAACTGGTTATGAAATTGAAAGGTCTACCGATGGCGGTTCAACTTGGTCTGCGATTGTATCTAACACTGGAAATACTGCAATAACTTATTCTGACACTGGATTAACACACAGTACAA
This region includes:
- a CDS encoding PAS domain-containing sensor histidine kinase, with translation MRKSEELYSRSEKKYRELYENSPALYRTIDTQGIIIDCNKSYAERLGYTKEEVIGKSIFMHASDDDIDAMKESFETWKNTGNVKDKEVWFKTKDGTVFPTLISANNLYDENGILIGSNTIIKDMSEIFEARKKIESEAIMRLQFEEIKKVEKLKDEFASMITHELKSPLTPIMGRCDMLREPGLLGDLNSLQLDSVNNIKKNAHRLERLIRDILEAQKLEMGRMKFDKEKIDVAEFMTEIHREYLSLMKEKQIDFVDSTEEKLILTSDKDRIRQVVDNLVLNAADFTNKKEAKIEIGARNEDDKIIFYVKDNGTGIPKEMQPDMFKKFFQADTSLTRKHPGTGLGLVVCKGIVEGLGGKIWFESQSGIGTSFYFTLPKKLD
- a CDS encoding response regulator — protein: MKVLLIDDNVEITEMLSQYLKLKKCDCTVINNGRDGLDQILSKKHDVVILDIAMPEFSGVDLINSLEKKGKLKEHKIILLTASSITDEELANILDKGVVTALKKPVDLNRLFEVVRICSRLKAPYSAN
- a CDS encoding alcohol dehydrogenase catalytic domain-containing protein; its protein translation is MRAAVVPKINGKWEVKEVPTPKPSANQVLIKIHASGLCYTDVHITKGELPLPIEFPRTIGHEPVGEIVELGVGVTTRRIGDRVGVPWIQASCGRCEWCERGKQLFCQQQIGTGIGTQGSHAEYMLAYADSTMLLPKEITYEQAAPVFCAGYTVYSGLRFADPKPHEKIAIVGIGGLGHLGIQYSKACGFETIAVTHSKDKEELSYKLGADKVVANGEELMKAGGADVILATGNSTKSMTDSLKGIRPDGRMMVMGVSNEEPIHVSTEILFNRARIIGSTQNSREYLFEALDYVAKGKVKVITETYSLDDISQAYDRVADGKVRFRAVIKN
- a CDS encoding trypsin-like peptidase domain-containing protein, with translation MVPVSDEILINAVEKISKSVVNIASVRMIQDQIFRVFPVEGVGSGVIIDKRGYILTNNHVIEESERLRITLSDGRIFNGKVVGADEATDLAVVKIEPKEDIPVAVLGDSDKLKMGQIVIAVGNPFGLTGGPTVTLGIISSLNRSIQTQTGVLDLIQTDAAINLGNSGGPLANTAGAVIAINTAKMPYAQGIGFAVPISTAKSILKELIEKGRVSRPWIGIHSIKMTPQLRQYYGLPMGDGALVVQVEPYSPADNSGLRRGDIIENIDKNRIVEPSQIATYIRKKHVGDTISLTVNRNTRRLEIAITLEENDTDLYVKSSGLP
- a CDS encoding fibronectin type III domain-containing protein; protein product: MLVSLGIILQNVSAEQVVSTIPLGSYPSHVGINPSTNMIYVGQNGGNLLYIINGTTNTLSDTLTIGPSTGYSTVLQIAVNPNTNKIYALTQTGSGGILVVIDGSTNSIVTKIPVSVYNVQGVAVNPNTNKIYVGDIVLHVVYVIDGATNNIVTSVPVTNDPVDIALNPVTNKIYAAIDHSTVVDVIDGSTNTVINHIGVESHSENVAVNPITNRIYVAAAGTAFENPNLYVVDGSTDNVIDVIPKLFSQEMGINPDTNRVYVPYNNTISIINGSTNNLIGTISDGSDPSYAAVNSATNMIYVSNVYGNSVTVIDGRIVASSAPQNLQATATSSSQINLSWTAPSNNGGSAITGYEIERSTDGGSTWSAIVSNTGNTAITYSDTGLTHSTTYTYRVSAINQIGTSQPSNTASATTFNTVPSQPIGLTATAQTLQINLRWNAPSDNGGTPITGYKIERSTNNGNTWSTIVSNTGSTGTTYSDKNILPLTTYTYRVSAINDIGTGNSSNTASASTLSVGPVTPPSLP